One region of Flavobacterium sp. KACC 22763 genomic DNA includes:
- a CDS encoding Crp/Fnr family transcriptional regulator yields MQNSLILHIKKFISLEASDIDKLESCLELSKIKKKEHILEEGQICNTMYFVVKGCVRQYIINPKGSEQTLQFAIENWWITDYLSYHNHIPSSFYLQAVENSEVIAIDKNVLESLLIEIPNLERYFRIVTQKSFGAMQMRIKFLFTMSAEERYHHFNDHFPEFVQRVPQYMLASYLDFSAEFMSKIRAGKV; encoded by the coding sequence ATGCAAAACTCACTTATCCTTCATATTAAAAAATTCATTTCTCTTGAAGCTTCAGATATTGATAAACTAGAATCATGTCTAGAACTTTCGAAAATAAAAAAGAAAGAACACATTTTAGAAGAAGGTCAAATATGCAATACAATGTATTTTGTTGTTAAAGGCTGCGTAAGACAATATATCATTAATCCAAAAGGATCTGAGCAAACCTTGCAATTTGCTATCGAAAATTGGTGGATTACTGATTATTTGAGCTATCACAATCACATCCCATCAAGCTTCTATTTGCAGGCTGTAGAAAATTCAGAAGTTATTGCAATTGATAAAAACGTTCTAGAATCCTTGCTAATTGAAATTCCGAATCTTGAAAGATACTTTAGAATCGTCACTCAAAAAAGTTTCGGCGCCATGCAAATGCGAATTAAATTCTTATTTACAATGTCAGCTGAAGAAAGGTATCATCACTTTAATGACCATTTTCCAGAATTTGTTCAACGTGTTCCTCAATATATGCTTGCCTCCTATTTAGATTTTTCCGCAGAATTTATGAGTAAAATACGAGCTGGAAAAGTCTGA
- a CDS encoding carboxymuconolactone decarboxylase family protein: MNTRIVIPQVAPEAYNALLSLEKYISSTSLTPVHKELIKIRASQINGCAYCINMHTADARKLGISEQRIYLISAWREADFYSEEEKAILALTEEITLISNHVSDEVYQNAAQLFDEKYLAEIILAIITINAWNRIGITTGMRAI; the protein is encoded by the coding sequence ATGAACACAAGAATTGTTATTCCTCAAGTTGCTCCAGAAGCGTATAATGCTTTATTAAGCCTAGAAAAATATATCTCATCTACTTCATTAACTCCTGTACACAAAGAATTAATTAAAATACGTGCATCCCAAATAAATGGTTGTGCTTACTGTATTAATATGCACACTGCCGATGCAAGAAAACTAGGTATTTCTGAACAACGAATTTATCTAATTAGTGCTTGGCGCGAAGCCGATTTTTATTCTGAAGAAGAAAAAGCAATATTAGCCTTGACCGAAGAAATTACATTAATAAGCAATCATGTTTCGGATGAAGTTTATCAAAATGCGGCTCAATTATTTGATGAAAAATACCTTGCCGAAATCATTTTAGCAATTATCACAATTAATGCTTGGAATAGAATAGGAATTACAACTGGAATGAGAGCTATTTAA
- a CDS encoding tetratricopeptide repeat-containing sensor histidine kinase: protein MYYMAEIQQDHEDFIGSIITATEAIPYLDKINNPNHVWNIYSVLGRNYYYTYDYPKAIYYYTKAFALKVDRINILEAKNNIAAIYLKQGKYNKALQIFLSISKEKIVQQNPIYYSKILDYIGICYFKLRNTKALSFFQKSIQINSEAKHEDGLGKTYYNLAEYYNNNKALSMMYAKLSYKNYTLSGNTNDRLLALKFIIDNTNSAIETKEKSLLYIKVNDSIYIMRQKARNQFAKMKYDSKIEKEENLKLKAQKIKNELQLEKQESRNIISYIIIILASCLIVIVYFYLTARTNRQKIEATYQSETRISKKLHDELANDIYHTLAFAENRNLSAEENRSHLLKKLDDIYSRTSNISKENNPILCDQNFTISLKEMISGFNTSTINLLINGLDEISLNQLDEIKKVSVYRTIQELLVNMKKHSDATLVAITFKKRNNIILINYTDNGKGIDSNKMVHKNGLHNIENRIRAIKGEIEIHSDLGKGFKVLIKFPV from the coding sequence ATGTATTACATGGCTGAGATTCAACAAGACCATGAAGATTTTATTGGAAGCATTATTACTGCAACAGAAGCAATTCCTTATTTAGATAAAATAAATAACCCAAATCATGTATGGAATATCTATAGTGTTTTAGGACGAAATTATTATTATACATATGATTATCCAAAAGCTATTTATTATTACACCAAAGCATTTGCTTTGAAAGTTGACAGAATTAATATACTCGAAGCAAAAAACAATATTGCCGCAATTTACCTTAAACAAGGTAAATACAATAAAGCCTTGCAAATTTTCTTATCAATAAGCAAAGAAAAAATTGTACAGCAAAACCCAATATATTATTCCAAAATACTCGATTATATTGGTATTTGTTATTTCAAACTCAGAAATACAAAAGCCCTGTCCTTTTTCCAAAAGAGCATACAAATCAACTCTGAAGCAAAGCATGAAGACGGTTTAGGCAAAACATATTATAATCTAGCTGAATATTATAATAACAATAAGGCTTTATCGATGATGTATGCCAAATTAAGCTATAAAAATTACACATTATCTGGCAATACCAATGATCGCTTACTTGCTTTAAAATTTATTATCGATAATACTAATTCGGCTATTGAGACAAAAGAAAAGTCTCTTCTTTATATTAAAGTGAATGATAGCATTTATATAATGAGACAAAAAGCAAGAAATCAATTTGCAAAAATGAAATATGATTCTAAAATAGAGAAAGAGGAAAACTTAAAACTAAAGGCTCAAAAAATAAAAAACGAACTTCAATTAGAAAAACAGGAAAGCAGAAATATTATTTCATATATCATAATCATATTGGCATCATGTCTAATTGTGATTGTTTATTTCTATTTAACGGCACGAACCAATCGCCAAAAAATTGAAGCAACTTATCAAAGCGAAACTAGAATTTCAAAAAAACTGCATGATGAATTAGCTAATGACATTTATCATACGTTAGCTTTTGCAGAGAACAGAAATCTCTCTGCTGAAGAAAACAGAAGCCATTTATTGAAAAAGCTAGATGATATTTATTCTCGAACAAGCAATATATCTAAGGAAAACAATCCGATTTTATGCGATCAAAATTTTACAATTTCACTTAAAGAGATGATTTCTGGATTTAATACATCTACAATAAACCTCTTAATAAATGGGTTAGACGAAATTTCATTGAATCAACTGGATGAAATTAAAAAAGTATCTGTTTACAGAACCATCCAAGAATTATTGGTGAACATGAAAAAACATAGTGACGCTACTTTGGTTGCCATAACTTTTAAAAAAAGAAACAATATTATTTTAATTAATTATACCGACAACGGAAAAGGAATCGATTCAAACAAAATGGTTCACAAAAATGGCTTACATAATATTGAGAATCGAATTCGAGCTATCAAAGGCGAGATCGAAATTCATTCAGATTTAGGAAAAGGTTTCAAGGTTTTAATTAAATTTCCTGTATAA
- a CDS encoding ATP-binding protein, producing the protein MIKNFSRFFQKKIILSCLLIICLILATLFSVQFSKTEKQQKNHLKADRSIKIKKTLEKAHAFFNVAKYDSAYFYFNKTQLLCDPKEDYPDEYVGSLNYIVEILQRYGNFYEAEATLIKAFPYLEKTSDKKYAINAYTFMAYNYFYTYDTEMALYYHKKALKKAISTFRKARILSEIAFVYVQQEKYQEAKDILEPISKCKIADKITPSNTNLVRSAILYNLALSYIGLGNHKEQALKCLNESLELTIPYNNDFELIANYFGFYLYYSKYNNPELKKLYAEKSYYAAKRAKSAGNEIDRLADLIEVDKAENSKKLWKIYTRKNDSLYLSRKMEKNQFADLIYDSKKDKNENFELKNQKAEKELQLQRQKNRSYISYVVISLSLFIILFLIFYITTKGKREKNDIIFKSEMRISQKLHSELNSNIYETLLFVQDNYLENKENKEKLLDSLNNIYSKTRNISRENSKVTTDDGYLAALKEMISEYKTKDVNIILNGFDSTLWSKIDKNKKIILYRILQELLFNMKKSNSSSLVSIIVKEIDKNLVISYTDNSNKVASENSILEKRLQNVENRIETIKGTFNFDANSESGFKISFKFPI; encoded by the coding sequence ATGATCAAGAACTTCTCCCGCTTTTTTCAAAAAAAAATTATTCTTTCTTGCTTGCTAATCATTTGTTTGATTTTAGCAACTCTTTTTTCCGTACAGTTTTCTAAAACAGAAAAACAACAAAAAAATCACCTTAAAGCTGATCGTTCAATTAAAATAAAAAAAACATTAGAAAAAGCCCATGCTTTTTTTAATGTTGCTAAATATGACAGTGCCTATTTTTATTTCAACAAAACACAATTGCTATGCGATCCGAAAGAAGATTATCCAGATGAATATGTTGGTTCATTAAACTACATAGTCGAAATCTTGCAACGATATGGCAATTTTTACGAAGCAGAAGCTACACTTATAAAAGCATTTCCTTATTTAGAAAAAACATCAGATAAAAAGTATGCCATTAATGCTTACACATTTATGGCTTACAACTATTTTTATACTTATGATACCGAAATGGCACTTTACTATCATAAAAAAGCATTAAAAAAAGCAATATCCACATTTAGAAAAGCGCGAATATTATCTGAAATTGCATTTGTATATGTTCAACAAGAAAAATATCAAGAAGCGAAAGATATATTAGAGCCAATATCTAAGTGTAAAATTGCAGATAAAATCACGCCTTCAAATACAAATCTTGTGCGTTCGGCTATATTATATAATTTAGCTCTATCCTACATAGGCCTCGGAAATCATAAAGAACAAGCTTTAAAGTGTCTTAACGAAAGTTTGGAATTAACTATTCCATATAATAATGATTTTGAACTAATTGCCAATTATTTTGGTTTTTATCTTTATTACTCAAAATACAACAATCCTGAACTAAAAAAACTTTATGCAGAGAAATCATATTATGCTGCAAAAAGAGCAAAATCAGCTGGAAATGAGATCGACAGATTAGCAGATCTAATTGAGGTGGACAAAGCTGAAAACTCAAAAAAACTCTGGAAAATTTATACTAGAAAAAATGATAGTCTCTATTTAAGCAGAAAAATGGAAAAAAATCAATTTGCTGACTTAATATACGACTCAAAGAAAGATAAAAACGAAAACTTTGAACTCAAAAATCAAAAAGCAGAAAAAGAATTACAATTGCAAAGACAAAAAAACAGAAGCTACATTTCTTATGTCGTAATTTCTTTAAGCTTATTCATTATACTTTTTTTAATATTTTATATTACTACTAAAGGTAAACGAGAAAAAAACGATATCATATTTAAAAGCGAAATGAGAATATCTCAGAAATTGCATAGTGAGCTTAACTCAAATATATATGAGACATTATTATTTGTACAGGATAACTATCTAGAAAATAAAGAAAATAAAGAAAAACTACTAGATAGTCTAAATAATATTTACTCAAAAACTCGCAACATATCGAGAGAAAACAGCAAAGTCACGACAGACGATGGATACTTAGCTGCTTTAAAGGAAATGATTTCAGAATACAAAACTAAAGATGTAAATATCATTTTAAATGGATTTGACTCAACACTTTGGAGTAAAATTGATAAAAATAAAAAAATAATACTCTATCGAATTTTACAAGAATTATTATTCAATATGAAAAAATCTAATAGCTCTAGTTTAGTGAGCATTATTGTAAAAGAAATAGATAAAAACCTAGTCATTTCCTATACTGACAACAGCAATAAAGTTGCTTCAGAAAATAGTATTTTAGAAAAAAGACTACAAAATGTGGAAAACCGTATTGAAACAATAAAAGGAACATTTAATTTTGATGCAAATTCAGAAAGTGGTTTTAAAATAAGTTTCAAATTCCCTATATAA
- a CDS encoding response regulator, which yields MFKKVLVAEDLDSISIAVVQVLEELQVPVIHHVKYCDEGLLKIKKALADKEPYDLLITDLSFKSDHRKVNLNSGDELIEAINKVQPNLKKIVFSIEDKSYRIKTLFNELGINAYVSKGRNSITELRNAIESTFNNGEKILSSDLSFNFNDKALIEIESYDISILKLLSQGYILESISKEFKDLSITPNGTSSIEKRINKLKIYFKANNNVHLIAIAKDFGLV from the coding sequence ATGTTTAAAAAAGTTTTAGTTGCCGAAGATCTAGACAGCATCAGCATTGCAGTAGTTCAAGTACTTGAAGAGTTACAAGTTCCAGTAATTCATCACGTAAAATATTGTGATGAAGGTCTACTTAAAATAAAGAAAGCGTTGGCTGACAAAGAACCTTATGATCTATTGATTACTGATTTGTCATTTAAGTCGGACCATAGAAAAGTAAACCTAAATAGCGGTGATGAACTTATTGAAGCTATAAACAAAGTACAGCCAAATTTAAAAAAGATTGTTTTTTCTATAGAAGACAAGAGCTATAGAATTAAAACTCTTTTTAACGAATTGGGTATCAATGCTTACGTTTCTAAAGGACGAAATAGTATTACGGAGTTAAGAAATGCTATTGAAAGTACATTCAATAATGGAGAAAAAATACTTTCTTCTGATTTGTCTTTTAATTTTAACGACAAAGCCTTAATCGAAATCGAATCGTACGACATTTCAATCTTAAAACTTCTATCGCAAGGATACATTTTAGAAAGTATTTCAAAAGAGTTTAAAGATTTATCTATTACACCTAACGGAACAAGCAGTATAGAAAAAAGAATCAATAAATTGAAAATTTACTTTAAAGCTAACAATAATGTCCATTTAATTGCTATTGCAAAAGATTTTGGCTTAGTGTAA
- a CDS encoding endonuclease/exonuclease/phosphatase family protein, which yields MKKNLCLVLLFFTFLSFAQTKVLSWNIENFGKSKSDAHLNYIAKTISNYDIIAIQEVVAGNGGAQTVAKLASLLNEKGSKWDYKISDPTSSSSYKTERYAYIWKTHKAKLKNKPWLEKKFNSEIDREPYFATFEINKKTITLVNFHAITQKKQPETEIKYFKFLPNQYPDLNLVFLGDFNCPEKHSVFNPLKKMGYSSILKNQKTTLKHKCKNNICLASEFDNIFYKISNLKVINSGIIKFYEDFDSLQNARKVSDHIPIWFEFSLN from the coding sequence ATGAAAAAAAATCTCTGCCTCGTCTTATTATTCTTTACATTTTTATCTTTTGCACAAACCAAAGTTTTATCTTGGAATATTGAAAATTTTGGAAAATCAAAATCAGATGCACATCTAAATTATATTGCCAAAACAATTTCCAATTACGATATCATTGCAATTCAAGAAGTTGTTGCTGGAAACGGAGGCGCTCAAACTGTTGCAAAATTGGCATCATTACTTAATGAAAAAGGAAGTAAATGGGATTACAAAATAAGTGACCCCACCTCTAGCAGCAGTTACAAAACGGAACGCTATGCATATATTTGGAAAACCCATAAAGCCAAATTAAAAAACAAACCATGGCTGGAGAAAAAATTCAACTCAGAAATTGATAGAGAACCTTACTTTGCAACTTTTGAGATTAATAAAAAGACAATCACACTAGTTAATTTTCACGCCATAACACAAAAAAAGCAACCAGAAACTGAAATCAAATACTTCAAGTTTCTGCCAAACCAATACCCAGATTTAAATCTTGTTTTTTTAGGAGATTTTAATTGCCCCGAAAAACATTCTGTTTTTAACCCGTTAAAAAAGATGGGATATTCCTCTATATTAAAAAATCAAAAGACAACGCTCAAACATAAATGCAAAAACAATATCTGTCTAGCATCTGAATTTGACAATATCTTTTATAAGATATCCAATTTAAAAGTCATCAATTCGGGAATTATCAAATTTTACGAAGATTTTGATTCACTTCAGAACGCAAGAAAAGTATCCGACCATATCCCGATTTGGTTTGAATTTTCTTTAAACTAA
- a CDS encoding asparagine synthetase B, which produces MNKSLLYIFILLATLNARASFILLPMDETTQQNHLKAYGITYWCLSRDYKASWLLNYRGGSFLLPDADEIRKECKIRGVSFEVISDSEQASILNEISSPSQNMESVILEKAPKIAVYTPKGKQPWDDAVTLVLTYAEIPFTPIYDEEVLSDQLLMYDWLHLHHEDFTGQYGKFYAAYKNTPWYIDQKKDAEALAAKLGYAKVSQEKGAVAKKIRDFVIGGGFMFAMCSATDSFDIALAADGVDICETMFDGDPSESNYQSKLNYNNSFAFKNFTLERRPEVYEFSDIDMTTKRRILMEKDYFTLMEFSAKWDPIPSMLCQNHTQLVKGFMGQTTSFDTSLIKSNILIMGTCELNGESRYIHGEKGKGMFTFFGGHDPEDFQHQVGDPPTVLDLHPNSPGYRLILNNVLFPAARKKKLKT; this is translated from the coding sequence ATGAATAAGAGTTTACTCTACATTTTTATACTATTAGCAACACTTAATGCTAGAGCTTCGTTTATCTTACTTCCGATGGACGAAACAACGCAGCAAAATCATTTAAAAGCGTACGGAATTACTTATTGGTGTTTGAGTAGGGATTATAAAGCAAGCTGGCTTTTAAATTACCGCGGAGGTTCTTTTTTACTTCCTGATGCTGATGAAATTAGAAAAGAATGTAAAATAAGAGGAGTTAGTTTTGAAGTAATTTCAGATAGCGAACAAGCTTCTATTTTAAATGAAATATCGAGTCCTTCTCAGAATATGGAATCAGTGATTCTAGAAAAAGCTCCTAAAATAGCTGTTTATACTCCAAAAGGAAAACAACCTTGGGATGATGCTGTGACTTTGGTTTTAACTTATGCCGAAATTCCGTTTACGCCAATTTATGATGAAGAAGTTTTAAGTGACCAACTATTAATGTATGATTGGCTGCATTTACATCATGAAGATTTTACGGGACAATACGGAAAATTTTACGCAGCTTACAAAAATACGCCTTGGTACATTGATCAAAAAAAAGATGCAGAAGCCTTGGCCGCAAAACTAGGATATGCTAAAGTATCCCAAGAAAAAGGAGCAGTGGCAAAGAAAATTAGAGACTTTGTAATTGGAGGAGGTTTTATGTTTGCTATGTGTTCTGCTACAGATAGTTTTGATATTGCGCTTGCTGCTGATGGTGTGGATATTTGCGAAACCATGTTTGATGGAGACCCAAGTGAATCTAATTATCAGTCAAAATTAAATTACAATAATTCTTTTGCCTTCAAAAATTTCACTCTTGAAAGAAGACCTGAAGTTTATGAGTTTTCAGATATCGATATGACAACGAAAAGACGAATATTGATGGAGAAAGATTATTTTACGTTAATGGAATTTTCGGCAAAATGGGATCCAATTCCGAGTATGTTATGTCAAAATCACACCCAATTGGTAAAAGGTTTTATGGGGCAGACAACCTCATTTGATACTTCACTAATAAAATCTAATATCTTGATCATGGGAACATGCGAATTGAATGGTGAGTCAAGATATATTCATGGAGAAAAAGGCAAAGGGATGTTTACTTTTTTTGGCGGACATGACCCAGAAGATTTTCAGCATCAGGTTGGAGATCCGCCAACGGTTTTAGATTTGCATCCTAATTCGCCAGGATATAGATTGATTTTGAATAATGTTTTATTTCCGGCTGCTAGAAAGAAAAAGCTTAAAACTTAA
- a CDS encoding response regulator transcription factor, with protein MNAAIKIALVDDEILFRKGISFLLQREENIDVIFEASNGDELISQLNERETKPDIIIMDLKMPVLNGVEATKIIKKLFPDIKIIALTSYDTKSFIANMIQVGAVAYLIKNTTPKDLIHTINEVAKKGFYYNENVLKTIQETIVSPKNTRGGLETNFLSPREIEILQLICQQKTTAEIAEHLFLSPRTIEGHRNNLLLKTESRNIAGLVVYAIQNELAVLTI; from the coding sequence ATGAATGCTGCTATAAAAATTGCCCTAGTCGACGATGAAATTTTGTTTCGAAAAGGAATTTCTTTTTTACTACAGAGAGAAGAAAATATAGATGTGATTTTTGAAGCCTCAAACGGCGATGAGCTTATTTCACAATTAAACGAAAGAGAGACAAAGCCAGATATAATAATAATGGATTTAAAGATGCCGGTCTTAAACGGAGTCGAAGCCACTAAAATTATTAAAAAACTGTTTCCAGATATTAAGATTATTGCATTGACTAGTTATGACACCAAATCTTTTATTGCAAATATGATTCAAGTTGGGGCAGTAGCTTACTTAATAAAAAATACTACTCCAAAAGATTTAATTCATACAATAAACGAAGTTGCAAAAAAAGGCTTCTACTACAACGAAAATGTCTTAAAAACAATTCAAGAAACAATAGTTTCGCCTAAAAATACAAGAGGTGGTTTAGAAACTAATTTTCTTTCTCCTCGTGAAATCGAAATTCTGCAATTAATTTGCCAGCAGAAAACCACTGCAGAGATTGCAGAGCATCTTTTTTTAAGTCCTAGAACTATTGAAGGACATAGAAATAATTTATTGCTTAAAACAGAATCGCGTAATATTGCAGGTTTGGTTGTTTATGCTATACAGAATGAATTGGCAGTCTTAACAATTTAA
- a CDS encoding sensor histidine kinase, whose product MSVHALPEKEIVAIILYISMFLMILAVVLIIFFYFSRQKIIQKELEKVDLILRYQKEQLHAIIFTQEEERKRIAQDLHDDISSKLNIVSLNSHLLTAPNLTETETAEITENIINLTTKALENSRKIAHNLLPPVFEKFGLSAGIEELCEEFESSKSVKTHYKNEIDFDEKDIDRHLHVFRILQELMSNSIRHGKATEIWISFANINGVNICDYKDNGVGFDSSNAENQKGLGMKNIDSRISFLEGTIEIASEINNGIVVNFTF is encoded by the coding sequence ATGAGTGTACATGCATTGCCAGAAAAAGAGATAGTCGCAATTATTTTATACATCTCTATGTTTCTTATGATTCTAGCTGTAGTTTTAATTATTTTCTTCTATTTTTCTAGGCAAAAAATAATCCAAAAGGAATTAGAAAAAGTAGATTTAATACTTCGGTATCAAAAAGAACAATTGCATGCAATTATTTTTACTCAGGAAGAAGAGCGCAAAAGAATTGCGCAAGATCTTCATGATGATATTAGTTCTAAATTAAATATTGTTTCATTAAACAGCCATTTGCTTACTGCACCAAATCTTACAGAGACCGAAACTGCAGAAATAACAGAGAATATAATTAATCTAACTACAAAAGCTTTAGAAAATTCTAGAAAGATTGCCCATAATTTATTGCCTCCTGTTTTTGAAAAATTTGGTTTAAGTGCGGGTATCGAAGAACTATGTGAAGAGTTTGAAAGTAGCAAATCGGTAAAAACGCATTATAAAAACGAAATTGATTTTGATGAAAAAGACATAGATAGGCATTTGCATGTTTTCAGGATCCTGCAGGAGCTTATGAGTAATTCAATTCGTCATGGAAAAGCAACAGAAATATGGATTTCGTTTGCTAATATAAACGGAGTAAATATTTGTGATTATAAAGATAATGGTGTTGGTTTTGATAGTTCAAATGCAGAAAATCAGAAAGGTTTAGGAATGAAGAATATTGATAGCCGTATATCATTTTTGGAAGGAACAATAGAAATTGCCTCTGAAATTAATAATGGTATTGTTGTAAATTTCACTTTTTAG
- the dnaB gene encoding replicative DNA helicase, with protein sequence MENFKNVNPVKVDKTTIINLEKGKLPPQVIDLEEAVLGAMMIDKKGVDDVIDILQPDAFYKDAHKHIFEAILQLFTETQPIDLLTVSTQLKKNGKLDLAGGDFYLIQLTQKIASSAHIEFHSRIILQKFIQRSLIRISSEIIEESYDETTDVFDLLDKAESKLYEVTQGNIKRSSETAQSLVLQAKKRIEEIAGKEGLSGVATGFEKLDEVTSGWQPSDLIIIAARPGMGKTAFVLSMARNVSIQFGHAVAIFSLEMASVQLITRLISSETGLSSEKLRTGKLEKHEWEQLSTKVKNLEKAPLFIDDTPSLSIFDLRAKCRRLASQHGIKLIIIDYLQLMTAGGSGKGGGNREQEISTISRNLKALAKELNVPVIALSQLSRAVETRGSSKRPLLSDLRESGAIEQDADIVSFIYRPEYYKIEEWDDDEASSTTGQAEFIIAKHRNGGLENIRLKFLGHLGKFDNLEEFTGGYDDLPSKMNHDDNPFLTKNLPSANEAFGSNLNDDDDDSDVPF encoded by the coding sequence ATGGAAAATTTCAAAAATGTAAACCCTGTCAAGGTCGACAAAACCACAATTATTAATCTAGAAAAAGGTAAGCTTCCTCCGCAAGTAATCGACTTAGAAGAGGCAGTTCTTGGTGCGATGATGATTGATAAGAAAGGGGTAGATGATGTAATTGATATTTTACAGCCAGATGCTTTTTATAAAGATGCACACAAACATATTTTTGAAGCAATTTTACAGCTTTTTACAGAAACTCAGCCGATAGATTTGCTGACTGTTTCTACACAGTTAAAGAAAAATGGAAAGCTAGATTTAGCCGGGGGAGATTTCTATCTAATCCAGCTTACGCAAAAAATTGCATCTTCGGCACACATCGAATTCCACTCGCGTATTATTCTTCAAAAATTTATTCAAAGAAGTTTGATTCGAATTTCATCTGAAATTATTGAAGAATCTTATGACGAAACTACAGACGTTTTCGATTTGCTGGATAAAGCAGAATCTAAATTGTATGAAGTAACACAAGGAAACATCAAGCGTAGTTCTGAAACAGCTCAGAGTTTGGTTCTTCAAGCAAAGAAGCGTATTGAAGAAATTGCTGGTAAAGAAGGTTTGAGTGGTGTTGCAACTGGATTTGAGAAACTAGATGAAGTAACTTCTGGATGGCAACCTTCGGATTTGATTATTATTGCGGCTCGTCCTGGTATGGGTAAAACGGCTTTTGTCCTTTCGATGGCCAGAAACGTAAGTATTCAATTTGGGCATGCGGTTGCGATTTTCTCTCTGGAGATGGCATCGGTTCAGTTGATTACGAGGCTTATTTCTTCTGAAACTGGACTTTCTTCTGAGAAATTAAGAACTGGTAAACTAGAAAAGCACGAATGGGAACAGCTGAGTACTAAAGTGAAAAACTTAGAAAAAGCACCGTTGTTTATTGATGATACACCTTCGCTTTCGATATTTGATTTACGTGCAAAATGCCGTCGTTTGGCTTCTCAGCACGGAATTAAATTAATTATTATTGACTACTTGCAGTTAATGACTGCAGGAGGAAGCGGAAAAGGAGGAGGAAACCGTGAGCAAGAGATCTCTACAATTTCTCGAAACTTAAAGGCTTTGGCAAAAGAGTTGAACGTTCCGGTAATTGCACTTTCTCAGTTATCGCGTGCCGTTGAAACCCGTGGATCTAGTAAACGACCTTTACTTTCGGATCTTCGTGAATCTGGAGCGATTGAGCAGGATGCCGATATTGTATCGTTTATATACCGTCCGGAATATTATAAAATTGAAGAATGGGATGATGATGAAGCCTCTTCGACAACAGGTCAGGCGGAGTTTATTATAGCCAAGCACCGTAACGGTGGATTAGAAAATATTCGTCTGAAATTCTTAGGACATTTAGGTAAGTTCGATAACTTAGAAGAATTTACAGGAGGTTATGATGATTTACCATCTAAAATGAATCATGATGATAATCCTTTCCTAACAAAAAATTTACCATCTGCTAATGAAGCCTTCGGAAGTAATTTAAACGACGACGATGACGATAGCGATGTTCCATTCTAA